In one window of Haemophilus parainfluenzae DNA:
- the nlpD gene encoding murein hydrolase activator NlpD, translated as MKKSFLLLPVSIAILTACSSNSPAPIENVDGTLSPGVMQPVDNNSSGTWQPEIQRNTMPSTMGSSVPTGTQAPQPRFQPTYQPVQQSTATQPQPAPAPVQPQTKTVTKTVSDCTSSGAINVPRNPNTNAPDYSQIQKGSYKGNTYKVNKGDTMFLIAYLTGMDVKDLASMNNMKEPYSLSVGQTLKISNCSTKTITTTVPVKTTAPAAPAEPEVTYTPGANGTQIGSDGTVIGPIKSGVGGAVSAPVYTNTPSMPATTTTTQVATTNNMPVNANVVAPIASNIAWQWPTQGNVIQGFSNTDGGNKGVDISGSRGQAVKAAASGRVVYAGNALRGYGNLIIIKHNDDFLSAYAHNDKILVSDQQEVKAGQEIAKMGSTGTNAVKLHFEIRYKGKSVDPVRYLPRR; from the coding sequence ATGAAAAAATCGTTTTTATTGCTCCCTGTGAGTATCGCTATTTTAACAGCTTGTAGTTCCAATAGTCCTGCACCAATCGAAAATGTGGATGGCACCCTTTCTCCTGGTGTAATGCAACCTGTCGATAATAATTCTAGCGGTACATGGCAGCCAGAAATTCAACGAAATACCATGCCAAGCACAATGGGCAGCAGTGTACCAACGGGAACTCAAGCACCACAACCACGTTTCCAACCGACTTATCAGCCGGTACAACAGTCTACAGCAACTCAACCACAGCCTGCTCCAGCTCCGGTTCAACCGCAAACAAAAACAGTAACCAAAACGGTTTCTGATTGCACCAGCTCTGGCGCAATTAACGTGCCGCGTAATCCAAATACCAACGCACCAGATTACAGCCAAATTCAAAAAGGTTCATACAAAGGAAATACCTATAAAGTAAATAAAGGCGATACCATGTTCTTAATCGCTTACTTAACGGGTATGGACGTAAAAGATTTGGCGAGCATGAACAATATGAAAGAACCTTATAGCTTAAGTGTGGGCCAAACGTTAAAAATTTCAAATTGTTCAACTAAAACAATCACCACAACGGTTCCAGTGAAAACCACCGCACCAGCGGCACCTGCTGAGCCAGAAGTAACTTATACACCAGGTGCTAATGGCACACAAATTGGTTCTGATGGTACGGTGATTGGTCCGATTAAATCCGGCGTAGGTGGTGCAGTTTCAGCACCCGTTTATACCAATACACCGAGCATGCCAGCAACGACGACTACCACACAAGTGGCGACCACAAATAATATGCCTGTTAATGCGAATGTTGTCGCGCCTATTGCGTCCAATATTGCGTGGCAATGGCCAACCCAAGGTAACGTGATTCAAGGTTTCTCTAATACCGATGGTGGCAATAAAGGGGTTGATATCAGCGGTTCTCGCGGCCAAGCGGTTAAAGCTGCGGCGAGTGGTCGAGTTGTTTATGCGGGTAACGCATTACGTGGCTATGGTAACTTAATCATCATCAAACATAACGATGATTTCTTAAGTGCTTATGCGCACAACGACAAGATCCTTGTGAGCGATCAACAAGAAGTGAAAGCGGGTCAAGAGATTGCGAAAATGGGTAGCACAGGAACCAATGCTGTGAAACTTCACTTCGAGATCCGTTATAAAGGTAAATCTGTGGATCCAGTTAGATACTTACCGAGAAGATAA
- the proS gene encoding proline--tRNA ligase, with amino-acid sequence MRTSQYLFSTLKETPAEAAIVSHQLMLRAGMIRPLASGLYNWMPTGWRVLRKVEKIIREEMDKSGALEIQMPVVQPAELWEESGRWEQYGPELLRFVDRGNRNFVLGPTHEEVITDLVRREVSSYKQLPINLYQIQTKFRDEVRPRFGVMRSREFIMKDAYSFHADHASLQQTYDVMYQTYSNIFNRLGLDFRAVQADTGSIGGSASHEFQVLANSGEDDVIFSTESDYAANIELAEAVAIGERAAPTKAMELVDTPNAKTIAELVEQFNLPIEKTVKTLIVKGANEEQPLVALVIRGDHELNEIKAEKLPEVASPFEFADEAVIKAKIGAGVGSLGPVNLNIPVIIDRSVALVSDFSAGANIDGKHYFNINWERDVALPKVADIRNVVEGDPSPDGKGTLLIKRGIEVGHIFQLGKKYSEAMNATVQGEDGRPMVVTMGCYGIGVTRVVAAAIEQHFDDRGIVWPTDEIAPFTVAVVPMNMHKSESVQEYAEELYRTLQAQGVEVIFDDRKERPGVMFADMELIGVPHMVVIGEKNLVNGEIEYKNRRTGEKQMIAKEQLLDFLKGQIKA; translated from the coding sequence ATGCGTACAAGTCAATATTTATTCTCAACATTAAAAGAAACCCCAGCTGAAGCGGCTATTGTGAGCCATCAATTAATGCTTCGTGCGGGGATGATTCGTCCTCTTGCTTCTGGTCTCTATAACTGGATGCCAACCGGCTGGCGTGTGCTTCGTAAAGTAGAAAAAATCATTCGTGAAGAAATGGATAAAAGTGGCGCACTGGAAATCCAAATGCCAGTAGTGCAACCAGCAGAATTATGGGAGGAATCAGGCCGTTGGGAACAATATGGCCCAGAATTACTACGTTTTGTGGATCGCGGAAACCGTAACTTTGTATTGGGTCCAACACATGAAGAAGTGATTACGGATTTAGTTCGTCGCGAAGTGTCATCATACAAACAACTTCCGATCAATTTATACCAAATTCAAACCAAATTCCGTGATGAAGTGCGTCCTCGTTTTGGTGTAATGCGTTCGCGTGAATTTATCATGAAAGATGCGTATTCTTTCCATGCGGATCATGCTAGCTTGCAACAAACTTATGATGTGATGTACCAAACTTATAGCAATATTTTCAATCGCTTAGGTTTAGATTTCCGTGCAGTACAAGCGGATACCGGTTCTATCGGTGGTAGTGCATCACATGAATTCCAAGTGCTAGCAAACAGCGGTGAGGATGATGTGATTTTCTCTACAGAATCGGATTACGCTGCAAACATCGAACTAGCGGAAGCGGTGGCAATTGGTGAGCGCGCCGCGCCAACGAAAGCGATGGAATTAGTTGATACGCCAAATGCCAAAACAATTGCTGAGTTGGTGGAACAATTCAATTTGCCAATTGAGAAAACGGTCAAAACCTTAATTGTAAAAGGGGCAAACGAAGAGCAACCGTTGGTGGCATTAGTCATTCGTGGTGACCATGAATTAAATGAAATTAAAGCAGAAAAATTACCTGAAGTGGCTTCACCATTTGAGTTTGCAGACGAAGCGGTTATCAAAGCCAAAATCGGTGCAGGTGTGGGTTCATTAGGCCCTGTTAATCTCAATATTCCTGTGATTATTGACCGTTCAGTGGCATTAGTGTCTGATTTCAGTGCAGGTGCAAACATTGATGGTAAACATTACTTCAATATCAATTGGGAACGTGATGTAGCTTTACCAAAAGTGGCGGATATTCGTAACGTAGTTGAAGGTGATCCAAGCCCAGATGGTAAAGGTACCTTATTGATTAAACGTGGTATCGAAGTCGGCCACATTTTCCAATTAGGTAAAAAATACTCCGAAGCGATGAATGCAACTGTTCAAGGTGAAGATGGTCGTCCAATGGTCGTCACCATGGGATGTTACGGTATTGGTGTAACGCGTGTGGTGGCTGCGGCGATTGAACAACATTTTGATGATCGCGGTATTGTGTGGCCAACAGATGAAATTGCACCATTCACTGTAGCCGTTGTGCCAATGAATATGCACAAATCTGAAAGCGTTCAAGAATATGCCGAAGAATTGTACCGCACTTTACAAGCACAAGGTGTAGAAGTGATCTTTGATGATCGTAAAGAACGCCCTGGTGTGATGTTTGCTGATATGGAACTTATCGGTGTGCCACACATGGTGGTGATTGGTGAGAAAAATCTTGTAAACGGTGAAATCGAATACAAAAATCGTCGCACCGGTGAAAAACAAATGATTGCAAAAGAGCAGTTGTTAGATTTTTTGAAAGGACAAATTAAAGCTTAA
- the deoC gene encoding deoxyribose-phosphate aldolase, with the protein MNSKQLAQYIDHTALTAEKTEQDILKLCDEAIQYGFYSVCINSGYIPLAKEKLAGSNVKICTVVGFPLGANLSSVKAFETQEAIKAGAGEIDMVINIGLIKSNKWDAVKDDIQAVLTACHGVPLKVILETCLLTKEEIVKACEICKALSVAFVKTSTGFNKGGATVEDVALMKKTVGNIGVKASGGIRNTQTALAMIEAGATRIGASAGIAIVTGVSGNTSNNY; encoded by the coding sequence ATGAATAGTAAACAATTAGCACAATATATTGATCACACTGCCCTTACTGCAGAAAAAACAGAACAGGATATTCTTAAACTCTGTGATGAAGCCATTCAATACGGCTTTTATTCCGTCTGCATTAATTCAGGTTATATTCCTTTAGCCAAAGAAAAACTTGCTGGCTCAAACGTTAAAATTTGTACGGTAGTCGGTTTTCCACTTGGTGCCAACTTATCCTCTGTCAAAGCGTTTGAAACCCAAGAAGCCATCAAAGCGGGTGCGGGTGAAATCGATATGGTAATTAATATCGGTTTGATTAAATCAAATAAATGGGATGCTGTAAAAGACGATATTCAAGCTGTATTAACCGCTTGTCATGGCGTGCCACTTAAAGTGATTTTAGAAACGTGCTTACTCACCAAAGAAGAAATCGTAAAAGCTTGTGAAATCTGTAAAGCATTGAGTGTGGCATTCGTTAAAACTTCAACGGGTTTCAATAAAGGCGGGGCAACCGTAGAAGATGTGGCATTAATGAAGAAAACGGTAGGCAACATTGGCGTGAAAGCCTCTGGCGGTATTCGTAATACTCAAACCGCCCTAGCGATGATTGAAGCAGGCGCTACTCGAATTGGCGCAAGCGCAGGCATTGCGATTGTAACGGGTGTTTCTGGTAATACCTCAAACAATTACTAA
- the deoR gene encoding DNA-binding transcriptional repressor DeoR codes for MDRKSNTRLKSLEFILTTMSSIKLKDAANILNVSEMTLRRDLNTEGCPLVLLGGHIVRDPKNYHETNYLIFEQETKNLKEKMVAGKLAADLVENGDIIFFDCGSSIPFIASQISSEIKFTALCCSLNTFTILKEKSHCEVILAGGIYSNHNSFFTPVNNSEVESILTTKAFISAAGVSNEFGVSCFNYDEAKVKKIAMKKSRKNILVFDHTKINQVKKAYIGDLNQFDLLICDKELPKNFYAKK; via the coding sequence ATGGATAGAAAAAGCAATACTCGACTAAAAAGCCTCGAATTCATATTAACGACAATGAGTTCGATAAAATTAAAAGATGCGGCAAATATATTAAATGTATCCGAAATGACCTTAAGAAGAGACTTAAATACAGAAGGATGTCCTTTAGTTTTACTGGGCGGCCACATCGTGAGAGATCCTAAAAATTATCATGAAACGAATTACTTAATTTTTGAACAAGAAACGAAAAACCTGAAAGAAAAAATGGTGGCTGGTAAACTGGCTGCGGATCTTGTTGAAAACGGTGATATTATTTTCTTTGATTGCGGTTCCTCTATTCCATTTATTGCATCACAAATTAGTTCAGAGATAAAATTCACCGCACTTTGTTGCTCGCTCAATACCTTTACTATATTAAAAGAGAAAAGCCATTGTGAGGTAATATTAGCGGGGGGAATTTACTCTAACCATAATTCATTTTTTACACCCGTCAATAATTCAGAAGTCGAATCAATACTCACGACAAAAGCTTTTATTTCGGCCGCTGGCGTCAGCAACGAATTTGGTGTCAGTTGTTTTAATTATGATGAAGCAAAAGTAAAAAAAATAGCAATGAAAAAAAGTAGAAAAAATATATTAGTTTTTGACCATACAAAAATAAATCAAGTAAAAAAAGCATATATTGGTGATTTAAACCAATTCGATTTACTGATATGTGATAAAGAATTACCTAAAAATTTTTATGCGAAAAAATAA
- a CDS encoding PfkB family carbohydrate kinase, translating to MDIAVIGSNMVDLITYIDRMPKLGETLEAPSFKIGCGGKGANQAVAAAKLGSNVMMLTKVGDDLFADNTLKNFQRYSNIRAQNLQ from the coding sequence ATGGATATTGCAGTTATTGGTTCAAATATGGTTGATCTGATTACATATATAGATCGGATGCCTAAGTTGGGTGAGACACTTGAAGCTCCTAGCTTCAAGATAGGATGTGGAGGTAAGGGTGCTAATCAAGCAGTAGCTGCTGCTAAGTTAGGATCGAATGTGATGATGTTAACAAAAGTTGGAGATGATTTGTTCGCTGATAACACATTAAAAAACTTTCAACGATATTCCAACATTCGAGCACAGAATTTGCAGTAA
- a CDS encoding ShlB/FhaC/HecB family hemolysin secretion/activation protein, which yields MKVVHQYIYSVMIFACLPNSLFANQTANFSRLNQIDATQQQRQQHIQQAQDKILQSQSDVRLDTTNNERLTLSNHEIPCYSVHRISLVDYSTTPTSSESQFQWAFDKAAHDLNLILPHCFGGEGLGILMKQIQNRIIEKGYVTTRVVTQEQDLRSGTLTLTVIPGKVGNTLVSDSGNVPRFTRLHALTGLTFSKGDVLNVREIEQSLENLKRVPTAEANIEILPSETDVGVSDIKISYQQAFPFRINLGLDDSGSTSTGKYQASGTLSLDNLFSANDLFYTSFTHSLKSSDDEAGKRATKNLTFYYSIPFGYWTLSALQTYNRYYQEVFGAFNNNYLYAGKSNTTKATLSYLLYRDSKRKTSISGSFWSRQSQNYIDGAEIEVQKRRMAGWEAGISHKEYIGDATLELSANYKRGTGARGSIEAPEELWGEGTSRPKIMTASIELTKPFMLGEQPWQYQSSWNAQWNKTPLIAQDRFSIGGRYTVRGFDGELTLSGERGWLWRNELAWNVNQKGHQLYLALDGGRVMGWSTESQLGHHLMGAALGLKGGFGGFYYDVFVGRPIRKPEGFRTSDAVAGFNIGYSF from the coding sequence ATGAAAGTAGTTCATCAGTATATTTATTCGGTAATGATATTTGCCTGCCTTCCTAATTCTCTTTTTGCTAATCAAACTGCAAACTTCTCTCGCTTAAATCAAATCGATGCAACGCAACAACAACGACAGCAACACATTCAACAAGCACAAGATAAAATATTGCAATCTCAATCTGATGTACGTTTAGATACCACCAATAATGAAAGATTGACATTATCAAACCACGAAATCCCCTGTTACTCGGTCCATCGTATTAGTCTCGTCGATTACTCCACAACGCCTACTTCCTCTGAAAGCCAATTCCAATGGGCGTTTGATAAAGCAGCTCATGATTTAAACTTAATCTTACCACACTGTTTTGGCGGTGAAGGTTTAGGTATTTTAATGAAGCAAATTCAAAATCGTATCATTGAAAAAGGTTATGTTACGACAAGAGTGGTGACCCAAGAGCAAGATTTGCGTTCAGGGACGTTAACACTCACGGTGATTCCAGGTAAGGTGGGGAATACATTAGTTTCCGACAGTGGCAATGTCCCCCGCTTCACACGTTTGCATGCGTTAACAGGACTTACCTTTTCGAAAGGCGATGTTTTAAATGTGAGGGAGATTGAACAATCCCTTGAAAATCTCAAGCGTGTTCCGACCGCCGAAGCCAATATTGAGATATTACCAAGTGAAACGGATGTCGGTGTCAGCGATATTAAAATCAGCTACCAACAAGCATTCCCTTTCCGTATTAATCTTGGTTTAGATGATTCAGGCTCTACTTCAACAGGTAAATACCAAGCTTCAGGTACACTCTCTTTAGATAATCTGTTTTCAGCCAATGACCTGTTTTATACCAGCTTCACCCACAGTTTAAAAAGTAGCGATGACGAAGCCGGAAAGCGTGCGACAAAAAATCTCACATTTTACTATTCTATCCCGTTTGGTTATTGGACACTTTCTGCTTTACAAACCTATAACCGTTACTATCAAGAAGTCTTCGGTGCTTTTAATAATAACTACCTGTATGCTGGTAAAAGTAATACCACTAAGGCAACACTTTCTTATTTACTTTACCGTGACAGCAAACGTAAAACTTCGATTTCAGGCTCGTTTTGGTCTCGCCAATCGCAAAATTATATTGACGGTGCAGAAATTGAGGTACAAAAACGTCGTATGGCAGGATGGGAAGCAGGCATTTCTCATAAAGAATATATCGGTGATGCAACCCTTGAGCTATCGGCAAATTATAAGCGAGGCACTGGTGCAAGAGGCTCGATTGAAGCACCTGAAGAGCTTTGGGGGGAAGGTACATCTCGCCCTAAAATAATGACTGCCTCCATTGAGCTAACCAAGCCATTTATGTTAGGTGAACAACCGTGGCAATATCAAAGTAGTTGGAATGCTCAATGGAATAAAACCCCTCTGATTGCCCAAGACCGTTTTAGTATTGGTGGGCGTTATACGGTGCGTGGTTTTGATGGCGAGTTAACTTTGTCCGGTGAGCGAGGTTGGTTATGGCGTAACGAGTTAGCTTGGAATGTGAATCAGAAAGGGCATCAGCTTTATCTTGCCCTAGATGGTGGACGGGTGATGGGTTGGTCAACCGAATCACAGCTTGGACATCATTTAATGGGTGCTGCGCTAGGCTTAAAAGGTGGCTTCGGTGGATTTTATTATGATGTTTTTGTTGGCAGACCTATCCGTAAGCCTGAGGGCTTTAGAACCTCTGATGCGGTAGCAGGTTTTAATATTGGATACAGTTTTTAA